One Euphorbia lathyris chromosome 1, ddEupLath1.1, whole genome shotgun sequence DNA segment encodes these proteins:
- the LOC136204842 gene encoding uncharacterized protein isoform X1, with translation MVNLVAAQKPLMHGLMKMAGVKPYLLEIEPGTVMNFWLPLETIQKPQKHEKHKTLLKPKKPVVVLIHGFASEGIVTWQFQVGALTKKYSVYIPDLLFFGDSITDKTDRSPTFQAETVVKGLKKIGVEKCTVVGFSYGGMVAFKMAELYPEMVEALVISGSILAMTDSISEATLSSLGFKSSSELLLPDSVKGLKALLSVAAYKKLWFPNRLHSDFLQVMFNNRKERAELLEGLVISNKDTSIPKFPQKIHLLWGENDQIFKLELAHNMKEQLGEKATFQGIRKAGHLVHLERPCVYNRCLKQFLASLQQDQIHN, from the exons ATGGTGAACCTTGTAGCAGCTCAAAAACCCTTAATGCATGGCCTAATGAAAATGGCTGGAGTTAAACCCTATTTGCTAGAAATAGAACCAGGTACTGTCATGAACTTCTGGCTTCCACTTGAAACCATTCAAAAACCTCAAAAGcatgaaaaacacaaaaccttATTAAAACCTAAAAAACCAGTTGTTGTCCTAATCCATGGGTTTGCTTCCGAGGGAATAGTGACATGGCAATTCCAAGTGGGTGCCTTAACCAAAAAATACTCGGTTTACATCCCTGACTTGCTCTTCTTCGGCGACTCAATCACCGATAAAACAGACAGGTCGCCGACGTTCCAAGCGGAGACCGTGGTGAAAGGTTTGAAGAAGATAGGGGTGGAGAAATGTACGGTGGTGGGATTTAGCTACGGAGGAATGGTGGCGTTTAAGATGGCGGAGTTGTATCCGGAGATGGTGGAAGCTTTGGTTATTTCCGGTTCCATTTTGGCTATGACTGACTCTATAAGTGAAGCTACACTTAGTAGCCTTGGCTTTAAATCTTCGTCGGAGCTTTTATTGCCTGATTCTGTTAAGGGTCTTAAAGCTTTGCTTTCTGTTGCTGCTTATAAGAAGCTTTGGTTCCCTAATCGCCTTCACAGTGACTTCCTTCAG GTTATGTTCAACAACAGGAAAGAGAGAGCTGAACTCTTAGAGGGATTAGTCATTAGCAATAAAGACACTTCCATCCCCAAATTTCCACAG AAGATACATCTGTTATGGGGTGAGAATGACCAAATCTTCAAGCTGGAACTTGCACATAACAtgaaaga GCAACTGGGGGAAAAAGCAACATTTCAGGGCATTAGGAAGGCAGGCCACTTAGTTCACCTGGAAAGACCCTGTGTTTATAATCGCTGCCTCAAGCAGTTCCTAGCTTCCCTGCAACAAGATCAAATACACAACTGA
- the LOC136204842 gene encoding uncharacterized protein isoform X2, which yields MVNLVAAQKPLMHGLMKMAGVKPYLLEIEPGTVMNFWLPLETIQKPQKHEKHKTLLKPKKPVVVLIHGFASEGIVTWQFQVGALTKKYSVYIPDLLFFGDSITDKTDRSPTFQAETVVKGLKKIGVEKCTVVGFSYGGMVAFKMAELYPEMVEALVISGSILAMTDSISEATLSSLGFKSSSELLLPDSVKGLKALLSVAAYKKLWFPNRLHSDFLQVMFNNRKERAELLEGLVISNKDTSIPKFPQATGGKSNISGH from the exons ATGGTGAACCTTGTAGCAGCTCAAAAACCCTTAATGCATGGCCTAATGAAAATGGCTGGAGTTAAACCCTATTTGCTAGAAATAGAACCAGGTACTGTCATGAACTTCTGGCTTCCACTTGAAACCATTCAAAAACCTCAAAAGcatgaaaaacacaaaaccttATTAAAACCTAAAAAACCAGTTGTTGTCCTAATCCATGGGTTTGCTTCCGAGGGAATAGTGACATGGCAATTCCAAGTGGGTGCCTTAACCAAAAAATACTCGGTTTACATCCCTGACTTGCTCTTCTTCGGCGACTCAATCACCGATAAAACAGACAGGTCGCCGACGTTCCAAGCGGAGACCGTGGTGAAAGGTTTGAAGAAGATAGGGGTGGAGAAATGTACGGTGGTGGGATTTAGCTACGGAGGAATGGTGGCGTTTAAGATGGCGGAGTTGTATCCGGAGATGGTGGAAGCTTTGGTTATTTCCGGTTCCATTTTGGCTATGACTGACTCTATAAGTGAAGCTACACTTAGTAGCCTTGGCTTTAAATCTTCGTCGGAGCTTTTATTGCCTGATTCTGTTAAGGGTCTTAAAGCTTTGCTTTCTGTTGCTGCTTATAAGAAGCTTTGGTTCCCTAATCGCCTTCACAGTGACTTCCTTCAG GTTATGTTCAACAACAGGAAAGAGAGAGCTGAACTCTTAGAGGGATTAGTCATTAGCAATAAAGACACTTCCATCCCCAAATTTCCACAG GCAACTGGGGGAAAAAGCAACATTTCAGGGCATTAG
- the LOC136204826 gene encoding sugar transporter ERD6-like 6: protein MASRDDGEDGLRKPLLHTGSWYRMSSRQSSMMGSSAQVIRDGAVSVVLCVLIVALGPIQFGFTCGYSSPTQTAITTDLKLTVAEFSLFGSLANVGAMVGAIASGQIAEYIGRKGSLMIAAIPNIIGWLCISFARDLSFLFMGRLLAGFGVGIISYVVPVYIAEISPQNMRGSLGSVNQLSVTLGILLVYVLGLFVNWRVLAVLGILPCTILIPGLFFIPESPRWLAKMGMTEDFEASLQVLRGFDTDISIEVNEIKRSVASSTKRSTIRFSELRRRRYWFPLMLGIGLLMLQQLSGINGILFYSSNIFESAGFASSNLATVGLGFIQVLATGVTTWLMDKAGRRLLLIVSTCGMTASLLLVAVAFYIKSAVSKDSNLYSMVGILSLVGLVALIIFFSLGLGAIPWLIMSEILPVNIKSLAGSVATLANWLCSWVVTMTANILLSWSTGGTFTIYTLVTGLTVVFVSLWVPETKGRTLEEIQSSFR, encoded by the exons ATGGCTTCAAGGGATGATGGCGAAGATGGACTTAGGAAACCTCTCCTCCACACCGGGAGTTGGTATAGGATGAGCTCCAGACAGTCTAGCATGATGGGCTCCTCTGCTCAGGTCATCCGTGATGGTGCTGTTTCTGTTGTCCTTTGTGTTCTTATCGTCGCCTTGGGTCCTATCCAATTCGGTTTCACC TGTGGATATTCTTCTCCTACCCAAACGGCAATCACCACCGATCTCAAACTCACTGTTGCCGAG TTCTCTCTATTTGGTTCTTTAGCCAATGTTGGTGCCATGGTTGGAGCTATTGCCAGTGGTCAGATTGCAGAGTACATTGGCCGCAAGGGG TCACTGATGATTGCGGCAATCCCAAATATAATTGGATGGTTATGCATATCTTTTGCCAGA GATTTATCGTTTTTGTTCATGGGAAGGTTGTTAGCTGGATTTGGTGTtggtataatctcatatgtg GTACCAGTATATATAGCTGAGATATCACCTCAGAACATGAGAGGAAGCCTTGGATCAGTTAACCAG CTGTCAGTTACTCTTGGCATATTGCTGGTTTATGTGTTAGGACTTTTTGTGAACTGGAGGGTGCTTGCAGTCTTAG GAATTTTGCCTTGCACAATATTAATTCCTGGATTGTTTTTCATTCCAGAGTCACCTCGATGGCTG GCCAAAATGGGGATGACAGAAGATTTTGAAGCATCTTTGCAAGTGTTACGAGGGTTTGATACAGACATTTCTATTGAAGTGAATGAAATCAAG CGATCTGTAGCATCATCAACCAAAAGATCAACGATCCGATTTTCAGAGCTTAGGCGAAGAAGATATTGGTTTCCTTTGATG TTGGGAATTGGATTACTTATGCTCCAGCAACTCAGTGGCATCAATGGAATACTATTTTATTCCAGCAACATATTTGAAAGTGCTG GTTTTGCCTCAAGTAATCTTGCTACAGTAGGACTTGGGTTCATTCAG GTTCTTGCTACCGGGGTCACTACATGGCTGATGGATAAAGCTGGGCGTAGGCTTCTTCTGATT GTATCTACATGTGGTATGACTGCTAGCCTGCTTCTTGTTGCAGTTGCCTTTTATATAAAG AGCGCTGTTTCAAAGGATTCCAATTTATATAGCATGGTGGGAATACTGTCACTTGTGGGACTTGTG GCTCTGATTATTTTCTTCTCTCTTGGACTTGGAGCTATTCCTTGGCTTATAATGTCAGAG ATACTTCCGGTGAATATTAAAAGTCTTGCTGGAAGCGTGGCAACATTGGCGAATTGGTTATGCTCGTGGGTGGTGACAATGACTGCAAACATTCTGCTGAGTTGGAGTACTGgag GGACCTTTACTATATACACTCTGGTTACTGGTCTTACCGTCGTATTCGTGTCTCTTTGGGTTCCTGAAACCAAAGGAAGAACACTGGAGGAGATACAATCGTCCTTTCGATGA